Proteins from a genomic interval of Diaminobutyricimonas aerilata:
- a CDS encoding fructosamine kinase family protein yields the protein MTKSRPDAPRAFFEAEAAGLRWLAEARAVRVAHVVDVAAGRIELERIDEVPPSRAAARRFGAQLARLHAAGATAFGAPPEGWDGPLFIGRRPMARADSHAWGAFYARDRVLPFLEIAVSAGTVTLEEERDVRRACDVVSEGAFDDDEPPARLHGDLWTGNVLWSDDGVVLIDPAAHGGHRETDLAMLQLFGCPHLDDVLDAYDAERPLRDGWRERVPVHQLHPLAVHAAGHGRSYGRALHQAALAALRAADAA from the coding sequence CTGACCAAGTCGCGGCCGGACGCCCCGCGGGCGTTCTTCGAGGCCGAGGCCGCCGGCCTGCGCTGGCTCGCGGAGGCACGGGCCGTGCGCGTGGCCCACGTGGTCGACGTCGCGGCGGGGCGCATCGAACTGGAGCGCATCGACGAGGTGCCGCCCTCCCGCGCGGCCGCCCGCCGTTTCGGCGCCCAGCTCGCCCGGCTGCACGCCGCGGGCGCGACGGCGTTCGGCGCCCCTCCGGAGGGGTGGGACGGGCCCTTGTTCATCGGACGCCGGCCGATGGCGCGAGCGGACTCGCACGCCTGGGGTGCGTTCTACGCCCGCGACCGGGTGCTCCCGTTCCTCGAGATCGCCGTGTCGGCCGGCACCGTGACGCTGGAGGAGGAGCGCGACGTCCGACGGGCCTGCGATGTCGTCTCCGAGGGCGCGTTCGACGACGACGAGCCGCCGGCGCGGCTGCACGGCGACCTGTGGACCGGCAACGTGCTGTGGAGCGACGACGGGGTGGTGCTCATCGACCCGGCGGCGCACGGCGGACACCGGGAGACCGACCTCGCGATGCTGCAGCTGTTCGGCTGCCCTCACCTCGACGACGTGCTCGACGCGTACGACGCCGAGCGACCCTTGCGTGACGGCTGGCGCGAGCGGGTGCCGGTGCACCAGCTCCATCCGCTCGCGGTGCATGCCGCCGGACACGGCCGCTCCTACGGTCGCGCACTCCACCAGGCCGCGCTCGCGGCGCTGCGGGCGGCGGACGCGGCGTGA
- a CDS encoding carbohydrate ABC transporter permease — MAISTQGATTARAALPRTRRSRSGIGEDSRRVNWWLTALIAVLSLTVLIPLYFAIVTALKTPDQLAGTGFELPAPVDLQNFADAWNLTDFPRTLANTAFITAGAVVLTLLTNSLVSYAVARNMHKPFFKGVYFYVLTALFVPFPIIMLPVVKETAVLGLDNQAGLILLYTVYGLSLNVFIYVAFIRSIPIELEEAARTDGAGTWRVFWRVVFPLLGPMNATVGILTCVWAWNDFLLPLVVLSDPAARTLPLAQYIFQGQFNTDYTTAFASYLMAMAPLLLVYVFAQRWVISGVMRGSIK; from the coding sequence ATGGCGATCTCGACCCAGGGCGCGACGACCGCGCGCGCCGCCCTGCCCCGCACCCGGCGCTCCCGCAGCGGGATCGGCGAGGACAGCCGGCGGGTGAACTGGTGGCTCACGGCCCTCATCGCCGTGCTGTCGCTCACCGTGCTCATCCCGCTGTACTTCGCGATCGTGACCGCGCTGAAGACCCCGGACCAGTTGGCCGGCACCGGATTCGAGCTGCCCGCCCCGGTGGACCTGCAGAACTTCGCCGACGCGTGGAACCTCACCGACTTTCCGCGCACGCTCGCCAACACGGCGTTCATCACGGCCGGCGCGGTCGTGCTCACGCTGCTCACGAACTCGCTCGTGTCGTACGCGGTGGCCCGGAACATGCACAAGCCGTTCTTCAAGGGCGTGTACTTCTACGTGCTCACGGCCCTCTTCGTGCCGTTCCCGATCATCATGCTGCCGGTCGTCAAGGAGACGGCGGTGCTCGGCCTCGACAACCAGGCCGGGCTCATCCTGCTGTACACCGTGTACGGACTCTCGCTCAACGTGTTCATCTACGTCGCGTTCATCCGCTCGATCCCGATCGAGCTGGAGGAGGCCGCCCGCACCGACGGCGCGGGCACGTGGCGGGTGTTCTGGCGGGTCGTGTTCCCGCTGCTCGGCCCGATGAACGCGACGGTGGGCATCCTCACGTGCGTGTGGGCGTGGAACGACTTCCTGCTGCCCCTCGTGGTGCTCTCCGACCCGGCGGCGCGCACTCTGCCGCTCGCGCAGTACATCTTCCAGGGGCAGTTCAACACCGACTACACGACCGCCTTCGCCTCGTACCTGATGGCAATGGCACCGTTGCTGCTGGTCTACGTCTTCGCGCAACGCTGGGTGATCTCCGGCGTCATGCGCGGCTCGATCAAGTAG
- a CDS encoding GyrI-like domain-containing protein: MHDIAVVARHAQHAVAISTEVTMPDFAPAISAHDRILGWLAERGMSPAGAPFFHYAVVDMPRLVVVAGWPVDRDVVGDDDVQPLTLPAGRFATLRHRGHPDELEAATGELLAWADERGLAFDRAESARGEEWACRLEIYETDPAEEPDLSRWETTLVFKLRD, encoded by the coding sequence GTGCACGATATCGCGGTGGTCGCACGGCACGCACAGCACGCGGTCGCGATCTCGACCGAAGTGACGATGCCCGACTTCGCCCCGGCGATCAGCGCCCATGACCGCATCCTGGGCTGGCTGGCCGAACGCGGGATGAGCCCGGCGGGCGCGCCGTTCTTCCACTACGCGGTTGTCGACATGCCGCGACTGGTCGTCGTCGCCGGGTGGCCCGTCGACCGCGACGTGGTGGGAGATGACGACGTGCAGCCGCTCACGCTGCCGGCGGGACGGTTCGCGACGCTCCGTCATCGTGGCCACCCCGACGAACTCGAGGCCGCCACCGGCGAACTGCTGGCGTGGGCGGATGAGCGGGGGCTCGCCTTCGACCGAGCCGAGTCCGCGCGCGGCGAGGAGTGGGCGTGCCGACTGGAGATCTACGAGACGGACCCGGCCGAGGAACCCGACTTGAGCCGGTGGGAGACCACGCTCGTGTTCAAACTCCGCGACTGA
- a CDS encoding FMN reductase: MSGIDGRTPEFPTSPAEAVAGATPEFPTVKRIAVVAAGLSQPSSTRLLADRLADATVERMGEHGVRVEVTAIELRDLAHDITNNLLTGFPSPKLQQALDAVTGSDGLIAVTPIFTTSYSGLFKSFVDVLDPQSLTDLPVLIGATGGTSRHSLALDYAIRPVFTYLHAVVAPTGVFAASEDWGAGGESSLPDRIGRAAREFAALVRESTRDGLNDPFRLPAGFNPIGAFGAN, from the coding sequence ATGAGCGGGATCGACGGTCGCACTCCTGAATTTCCGACATCACCCGCCGAGGCCGTGGCCGGCGCGACTCCTGAATTCCCGACGGTCAAACGCATCGCCGTGGTGGCCGCCGGCTTGAGCCAGCCGTCGTCGACGCGACTGCTGGCGGATCGGCTGGCGGATGCGACGGTCGAGCGGATGGGCGAGCACGGCGTGCGCGTCGAGGTCACCGCGATCGAGCTGCGCGACCTCGCGCACGACATCACGAACAACCTGCTCACCGGGTTCCCGAGCCCGAAGCTCCAGCAGGCGCTCGATGCGGTGACGGGGTCGGACGGGCTCATCGCGGTGACCCCGATCTTCACGACGAGCTACAGCGGCCTGTTCAAGTCGTTCGTCGACGTGCTCGACCCGCAGTCGCTCACCGACCTTCCCGTGCTCATCGGCGCGACGGGCGGCACGTCGCGGCACTCGCTCGCGCTCGACTACGCCATCCGGCCCGTGTTCACCTATCTGCATGCCGTCGTCGCTCCGACGGGCGTCTTCGCGGCGTCGGAGGACTGGGGCGCGGGCGGCGAGTCGTCGTTGCCCGACCGCATCGGCCGTGCGGCGCGCGAGTTCGCCGCGCTCGTGCGGGAGAGCACCAGGGACGGGCTCAACGACCCGTTCCGGCTCCCCGCCGGGTTCAACCCGATCGGCGCGTTCGGCGCGAACTGA
- a CDS encoding glycoside hydrolase family 16 protein has protein sequence MIDRSGLVLDLDERFDVASLDETVWLAHYLPHWTTPERSAARYRLRHGRLELRIEQDQPEWAPDIVRGMRVSNLQTGHVAGPLGSAIGQHRTDERLVVRTEHPSRTLRLVRHGVVEARIRVSPDPSCMTALWMIGVEDEPERSAEICIMEVFGRELDARGGLVGVGVHPHHDPRVTDSFRKVRRHDDLSAWHDYAVDWAADRIRFFIDGDLVHTVDERIDYPMQLMLDLFEFPENDDRPADAYPKTASVDRVEVWRRP, from the coding sequence GTGATCGACCGCAGCGGGCTCGTGCTCGACCTCGACGAACGTTTCGATGTGGCCTCCCTCGACGAGACGGTGTGGCTCGCGCACTATCTGCCGCACTGGACGACACCGGAGCGCTCCGCCGCCCGCTACCGACTGCGTCACGGACGGCTCGAACTGCGGATCGAGCAGGATCAGCCGGAGTGGGCGCCCGACATCGTCCGAGGGATGCGCGTGTCGAACCTGCAGACCGGACACGTCGCCGGCCCGCTCGGCTCGGCGATCGGGCAACACCGCACGGACGAGCGGCTCGTCGTGCGCACGGAACACCCCTCCCGCACGCTGCGGCTCGTGCGGCACGGGGTCGTGGAGGCGCGGATCCGGGTCTCCCCCGATCCGAGCTGCATGACCGCGTTGTGGATGATCGGCGTCGAGGACGAGCCGGAGCGGTCGGCCGAGATCTGCATCATGGAGGTGTTCGGTCGTGAACTGGATGCGCGCGGAGGTCTCGTCGGCGTCGGCGTGCATCCCCATCACGACCCGCGGGTCACCGACTCCTTCCGCAAGGTGCGCCGGCACGACGACCTCTCCGCGTGGCACGACTACGCCGTGGACTGGGCCGCGGACCGCATCCGCTTCTTCATCGACGGCGACCTCGTGCACACGGTCGACGAACGCATCGACTACCCCATGCAGCTCATGCTCGATCTGTTCGAGTTCCCGGAGAACGACGACCGGCCGGCCGACGCCTATCCGAAGACGGCGTCGGTCGACCGGGTCGAGGTGTGGCGGCGGCCCTGA
- a CDS encoding polyribonucleotide nucleotidyltransferase: MEGPEIKFAEAVLDNGKFGTRTVRFETGRLAQQAQGSVAAYLDEETMLLSATSAGKHPRDGFDFFPLTVDVEERSYAAGKIPGSFFRREGRPSTEAILVCRLIDRPLRPSFVDGLRNEVQIVITVLSIAPDEFYDALAINAASASTQISGLPFSGPIAGIRLALIGDQWVAFPKHSQLAEAVFDLTVAGRLVTDKDGNEDIAIMMVEAEATEGSWELIRAGATKPDETVVAQGLEAAKPFLKQLVKAQSELAAQSAKEIQDYPVFLQYSDEAFAAVDALAHDELAAIYQIADKQERQNADDALKERVKAAIQEKVESGELGGDVPPMVSAAYKAVTKKIVRGRILTDGVRIDGRGLADIRALDAEVQVIPRVHGSAIFQRGETQILGVTTLNMLKMEQQIDSLSPVTKKRYLHHYNFPPYSTGETGRVGSPKRREIGHGFLAERALVPVLPSREEFPYAIRQVSEALSSNGSTSMGSVCASTLSLLNAGVPLKAPVAGIAMGLVSDEVDGETRYAALTDILGAEDALGDMDFKVAGTSEFVTAIQLDTKLDGIPSSVLDGALKQAKEARVAILNVLNQAIDAPDEMAPTAPRVISVQIPVDKIGELIGPKGKTINQIQDDTGADISIEDDGTVFIGATDGPSAEAARAAVNAIANPHNPEIGERYLGTVVKIATFGAFVSLMPGRDGLLHISEVRKLAGGKRVENVEDVLGVGQKIQVEVTKIDDRGKLSLAPVVEETEGAADVVEETVEV, encoded by the coding sequence ATGGAAGGTCCTGAAATCAAGTTCGCCGAAGCCGTTCTCGACAACGGCAAGTTCGGCACTCGTACGGTTCGCTTCGAGACCGGCCGCCTCGCCCAGCAGGCGCAGGGCTCGGTCGCCGCGTACCTCGACGAGGAGACCATGCTGCTCAGCGCCACGAGCGCCGGCAAGCACCCCCGTGACGGCTTCGACTTCTTCCCCCTGACGGTGGACGTCGAAGAGCGTTCGTACGCCGCGGGCAAGATCCCCGGTTCGTTCTTCCGCCGCGAGGGCCGCCCCTCGACCGAGGCGATCCTCGTCTGCCGTCTGATCGACCGGCCGCTGCGCCCGTCGTTCGTGGACGGCCTCCGCAACGAGGTGCAGATCGTCATCACGGTGCTCAGCATCGCGCCCGACGAGTTCTACGACGCGCTCGCGATCAACGCGGCGTCGGCATCGACCCAGATCTCGGGCCTGCCCTTCAGCGGCCCGATCGCCGGCATCCGCCTCGCCCTCATCGGCGACCAGTGGGTCGCCTTCCCGAAGCACTCGCAGCTCGCCGAGGCCGTGTTCGACCTCACCGTCGCCGGCCGCCTCGTCACCGACAAGGACGGCAACGAGGACATCGCCATCATGATGGTCGAGGCCGAGGCGACCGAGGGCAGCTGGGAGCTCATCCGCGCCGGCGCCACCAAGCCCGACGAGACCGTGGTGGCCCAGGGCCTCGAGGCGGCGAAGCCGTTCCTCAAGCAGCTCGTGAAGGCCCAGTCGGAACTCGCCGCGCAGTCGGCCAAGGAGATCCAGGACTACCCGGTCTTCCTGCAGTACAGCGACGAGGCCTTCGCCGCCGTCGACGCCCTCGCGCACGACGAGCTCGCCGCGATCTACCAGATCGCCGACAAGCAGGAGCGTCAGAACGCCGACGACGCGCTCAAGGAGCGCGTCAAGGCCGCCATCCAGGAGAAGGTCGAGTCGGGCGAGCTCGGCGGCGACGTGCCCCCGATGGTGAGCGCGGCGTACAAGGCCGTCACCAAGAAGATCGTCCGCGGCCGCATCCTCACCGACGGTGTCCGCATCGACGGTCGTGGGCTCGCGGACATCCGTGCGCTCGACGCCGAGGTGCAGGTCATCCCGCGCGTGCACGGTTCGGCGATCTTCCAGCGCGGCGAGACCCAGATCCTGGGCGTCACCACGCTGAACATGCTCAAGATGGAGCAGCAGATCGACTCGCTGTCGCCCGTCACGAAGAAGCGCTACCTGCACCACTACAACTTCCCGCCGTACTCGACCGGTGAGACCGGCCGCGTGGGTTCGCCGAAGCGTCGCGAGATCGGGCACGGCTTCCTCGCCGAGCGCGCGCTCGTGCCGGTGCTGCCGAGCCGCGAGGAGTTCCCCTACGCGATCCGTCAGGTCTCGGAGGCGCTCAGCTCCAACGGCTCGACCTCGATGGGTTCGGTCTGCGCCTCGACGCTGTCGCTGCTGAACGCCGGTGTGCCGCTCAAGGCCCCGGTCGCCGGTATCGCGATGGGTCTCGTCTCCGACGAGGTCGACGGTGAGACCCGCTACGCGGCGCTCACCGACATCCTGGGTGCCGAGGATGCGCTCGGCGACATGGACTTCAAGGTCGCCGGCACGAGCGAGTTCGTCACCGCCATCCAGCTCGACACGAAGCTCGACGGCATCCCGTCGTCGGTGCTCGACGGCGCGCTGAAGCAGGCGAAGGAGGCGCGTGTCGCCATCCTCAACGTGCTCAACCAGGCGATCGACGCGCCCGACGAGATGGCGCCGACCGCGCCGCGCGTCATCAGCGTGCAGATCCCGGTCGACAAGATCGGCGAGCTGATCGGCCCGAAGGGCAAGACGATCAACCAGATCCAGGACGACACCGGCGCCGACATCTCGATCGAGGACGACGGCACCGTGTTCATCGGTGCGACCGACGGCCCCTCGGCCGAGGCCGCCCGCGCCGCAGTCAACGCGATCGCCAACCCGCACAACCCGGAGATCGGTGAGCGCTACCTCGGAACGGTCGTCAAGATCGCGACGTTCGGTGCGTTCGTGTCGCTCATGCCGGGTCGCGACGGCCTGCTGCACATCTCTGAGGTGCGCAAGCTCGCCGGAGGCAAGCGTGTCGAGAACGTCGAAGACGTGCTCGGAGTCGGCCAGAAGATCCAGGTCGAGGTCACCAAGATCGACGACCGCGGCAAGCTCTCGCTCGCCCCGGTGGTCGAGGAGACCGAGGGTGCGGCCGACGTGGTCGAGGAGACCGTCGAGGTCTGA
- the trxA gene encoding thioredoxin, producing MATVELTMENFEDTVLEGGIVLVDFWADWCGPCKQFAPTYDAVSEQNEDIVFGKVDTEAQQQLAAAFDIRSIPTIMAFRDGIGIYQQPGALPRPMLEEIITQVRALDMDAVRAEVSKQQHSELQ from the coding sequence ATGGCTACCGTCGAACTGACCATGGAGAACTTCGAGGACACGGTGCTCGAGGGCGGGATCGTCCTCGTGGACTTCTGGGCCGACTGGTGCGGCCCGTGCAAGCAGTTCGCCCCCACCTACGACGCGGTGTCGGAGCAAAACGAGGACATCGTCTTCGGCAAGGTCGACACCGAGGCGCAGCAGCAGCTCGCCGCCGCGTTCGACATCCGCTCCATCCCGACGATCATGGCGTTCCGCGACGGCATCGGCATCTACCAGCAGCCCGGCGCCCTGCCGCGCCCGATGCTCGAGGAGATCATCACGCAGGTGCGGGCGCTCGACATGGACGCGGTGCGCGCCGAGGTGTCGAAGCAGCAGCACTCCGAGCTCCAGTAG
- a CDS encoding nucleoside deaminase, with translation MSFSPSARDRVHLERCVELAGHALDAGDDPFGSVLVAADGGVLAEAVNRETTSNDPTAHPELELVRWAVAHLTDADRAETVVYTSGEHCPMCAAAHGWAGLGRVVFAASSAQLAEWRAGWGLAPGPVAVRPISEIAPGVPVDGPVPPYDRVMRELHDRARRRS, from the coding sequence ATGTCCTTCAGTCCATCCGCCCGCGACCGGGTGCACCTGGAGCGCTGCGTCGAACTGGCCGGACACGCGCTCGACGCGGGCGACGACCCCTTCGGGTCGGTGCTCGTCGCGGCGGACGGCGGTGTGCTCGCCGAGGCGGTGAATCGCGAGACCACGAGCAACGACCCCACCGCGCACCCCGAGCTCGAGCTCGTGCGGTGGGCCGTCGCGCACCTCACCGACGCGGATCGCGCGGAGACGGTCGTCTACACCTCCGGGGAGCACTGCCCGATGTGCGCCGCGGCGCACGGCTGGGCGGGTCTCGGTCGCGTCGTGTTCGCGGCGTCGAGCGCGCAACTCGCGGAATGGCGTGCGGGGTGGGGGCTCGCACCCGGACCGGTCGCTGTGCGCCCGATCTCGGAGATCGCTCCGGGGGTGCCCGTGGACGGTCCGGTCCCGCCTTACGACCGCGTCATGCGCGAACTGCACGACCGGGCGCGCAGACGGAGCTGA
- a CDS encoding Pr6Pr family membrane protein gives MSGPDVGSSGPRRVRPPFPSSLRPVRVLRGVLGVVVLAIVAVDLGLVAGALPAFDIGNYFGQFTIVSNLLVAASFLLGALRPGRGAELARASAVVAILATSVLFHLLIGTAGASGPVLNALLHDVVPALALLDWLLVRGRAGVRWWHPLATLVVPVLYFGITLLRGAVIGWYPYPFLDASGPAGYAALVGTLAPVLVAFLLLAVLVVALGVARDAPAARSGPHAGKTVGAPPPRRLR, from the coding sequence GTGAGCGGCCCCGACGTCGGCTCGTCCGGTCCTCGGCGGGTTCGTCCGCCCTTCCCGTCGTCGCTGCGCCCGGTGCGGGTGCTGCGCGGCGTGCTCGGCGTCGTCGTGCTCGCGATCGTCGCGGTCGACCTCGGGCTCGTCGCGGGCGCCCTCCCCGCGTTCGACATCGGCAACTACTTCGGTCAGTTCACGATCGTGAGCAACCTGCTCGTGGCGGCCTCGTTCCTGCTCGGTGCGCTCCGGCCCGGCCGCGGCGCCGAACTCGCGCGGGCGTCGGCCGTCGTCGCCATCCTCGCCACGAGCGTGCTGTTCCACCTGCTCATCGGCACGGCCGGAGCATCCGGGCCCGTGCTGAACGCCCTGCTGCACGACGTGGTGCCCGCCCTCGCGCTGCTCGACTGGCTGCTCGTGCGCGGACGAGCGGGCGTGCGCTGGTGGCATCCGCTCGCGACGCTCGTCGTGCCGGTGCTGTACTTCGGGATCACCCTGCTGCGCGGAGCGGTCATCGGCTGGTACCCGTATCCGTTCCTCGACGCATCCGGTCCCGCGGGCTACGCGGCGCTCGTCGGAACGCTCGCTCCGGTGCTCGTCGCGTTCCTGCTGCTCGCCGTTCTCGTCGTCGCGCTCGGGGTGGCCCGTGACGCGCCCGCGGCGCGGTCCGGGCCGCACGCCGGGAAGACGGTTGGCGCACCCCCTCCGCGACGCCTACGGTAG
- a CDS encoding alpha/beta fold hydrolase, with protein MTLPDGRSLAWSEWGAPTARPVLFCSGAGMSGSLGFGLDDLDELGLRLVGIDRPGFGRSSGHPELTLDSWVADVRALPAVRDGERPLAVGFSQGSPFALALGASGVVDAVAVVAGLDDVQEARERLVPQVAGMVEEATADPAGFERRFAEMADADGLWSLVLGMSGDADRAFYAGALAEGYRRSLEEGFARGAAGYARELAVTYAPWPFRVEDVHVPVQLWYGLLDTSPVHSPDFGQTLERRLPRARRFAIEDAGSSLLWTRARDILSTLDASAPR; from the coding sequence GTGACCCTCCCCGACGGCCGATCCCTCGCCTGGAGCGAGTGGGGCGCCCCCACCGCCCGGCCCGTGCTGTTCTGCTCGGGAGCGGGTATGAGCGGGTCCCTCGGTTTCGGGCTCGACGACCTCGACGAGCTCGGTCTGCGCCTCGTCGGGATCGACCGACCGGGCTTCGGACGTTCGAGCGGGCATCCCGAGCTCACCCTCGACTCGTGGGTCGCCGACGTGCGGGCACTGCCCGCCGTGCGCGACGGCGAGCGCCCGCTCGCCGTCGGGTTCTCGCAGGGCTCGCCGTTCGCGCTCGCCCTCGGGGCGTCCGGCGTCGTGGACGCCGTCGCCGTCGTCGCCGGGCTCGACGACGTGCAGGAGGCGCGCGAACGGCTGGTGCCGCAAGTGGCGGGCATGGTCGAGGAGGCGACGGCCGATCCGGCGGGCTTCGAGCGCCGTTTCGCCGAGATGGCCGACGCGGACGGGCTCTGGTCCCTCGTGCTCGGCATGAGCGGCGACGCCGATCGGGCCTTCTACGCAGGCGCGCTCGCCGAGGGGTATCGCCGCAGCCTCGAGGAGGGCTTCGCCCGAGGCGCCGCCGGATACGCGCGCGAACTCGCCGTCACCTACGCGCCCTGGCCGTTCCGCGTCGAGGACGTGCACGTGCCGGTGCAGCTCTGGTACGGACTCCTCGACACGAGCCCCGTGCACTCCCCCGACTTCGGGCAGACGCTCGAACGACGCCTCCCGCGCGCCCGTCGCTTCGCGATCGAGGATGCGGGCAGCTCACTGCTGTGGACGCGCGCCCGCGACATCCTCTCGACCCTCGACGCATCCGCGCCGCGCTGA
- the rpsO gene encoding 30S ribosomal protein S15: MALPADVKKAIIEEYATHPGDTGSPEVQVAMLSRRIKDLTEHLKQHKHDHHSRRGLLLLVGQRRRLLGYLQDIDIERYRSLIERLGLRR; this comes from the coding sequence ATGGCACTGCCCGCTGATGTCAAGAAGGCGATCATCGAAGAGTACGCGACCCACCCCGGTGACACCGGATCCCCTGAGGTCCAGGTCGCCATGCTGAGCCGCCGGATCAAGGACCTGACCGAGCACCTCAAGCAGCACAAGCACGACCACCACTCGCGTCGTGGTCTGCTCCTGCTCGTCGGTCAGCGTCGACGCCTGCTGGGGTACCTGCAGGACATCGACATCGAGCGTTACCGCTCCCTGATCGAGCGCCTGGGTCTGCGTCGCTAG
- a CDS encoding KTSC domain-containing protein, producing MWVVLESSVLRAVRYDDATRSLRVRFTSGAMYEYYDVPREVYDALLDPPDGSHGRYFSTHVRDAFDYDELKRR from the coding sequence ATGTGGGTCGTGCTCGAATCGTCGGTGTTGCGCGCGGTGCGCTACGACGATGCGACCCGCAGTCTGCGCGTGCGGTTCACGAGCGGTGCGATGTACGAGTACTACGACGTGCCCCGCGAGGTGTACGACGCCCTGCTCGACCCGCCCGACGGGTCGCACGGCCGGTACTTCTCGACGCACGTCCGTGACGCGTTCGACTACGACGAGTTGAAGAGGCGTTGA
- a CDS encoding LLM class flavin-dependent oxidoreductase, whose amino-acid sequence MAQVQFGIFTVGDVTANPTTRTTPTENERIRNILTIAQKAEEVGLDVFALGEHHNPPFVPSSPTTMLGYIAAKTTTLQLSTATTLITTNDPVKIAEDYAMLQHVADGRVDLTLGRGNTGPVYPWFGKDIRQGIELAVENYALLHRLWREDFVDWQGRFRTPLQGFQSTPRPLDGVPPFVWHGSIRSPEIAEQAAYYGDGFFANNIFWPKEHYMRLIDLYRQRFEHYGHGRADQAIVGLGGQVFMRAKSQDAVNEFRPYFDEAPVYGHGPSLEEFSEMTPLTVGSPQQVIDRYAAMRDHFGHYQRQLFLMDHAGLPLGTVLEQLEILGGEVVPVLRKEFAEGRPAHVPDAPTHASRVAAARAASETQDSSAGGVSETQDSSADAASEIQGNGSVIAAGGAR is encoded by the coding sequence ATGGCTCAAGTGCAGTTCGGCATCTTCACCGTCGGCGACGTGACCGCGAATCCGACGACGCGCACCACGCCGACCGAGAACGAGCGCATCCGCAACATCCTCACCATCGCGCAGAAGGCGGAGGAGGTCGGCCTCGACGTCTTCGCGCTGGGGGAGCACCACAACCCGCCGTTCGTGCCCTCGTCGCCGACGACGATGCTCGGCTACATCGCGGCGAAGACGACGACGCTGCAGCTGTCGACCGCGACGACGCTCATCACGACGAACGACCCCGTCAAGATCGCCGAGGACTACGCGATGCTGCAGCACGTCGCCGACGGTCGCGTCGACCTCACGCTCGGTCGCGGCAACACCGGCCCCGTCTATCCGTGGTTCGGCAAGGACATCCGGCAGGGCATCGAGCTCGCCGTCGAGAACTACGCGCTGCTGCACCGCCTCTGGCGTGAGGACTTCGTCGACTGGCAAGGACGCTTCCGCACGCCGCTGCAGGGCTTCCAGTCCACGCCGCGGCCGCTCGACGGCGTGCCCCCGTTCGTCTGGCACGGCAGCATCCGCTCGCCCGAGATCGCCGAGCAGGCCGCCTACTACGGCGACGGATTCTTCGCGAACAACATCTTCTGGCCGAAGGAGCACTACATGCGCCTCATCGACCTCTACCGGCAGCGCTTCGAACACTACGGCCACGGCCGCGCCGACCAGGCGATCGTGGGCCTCGGCGGTCAGGTGTTCATGCGGGCGAAGTCGCAGGACGCGGTCAACGAGTTCCGCCCCTACTTCGACGAGGCGCCCGTGTACGGACACGGCCCGTCGCTCGAGGAGTTCAGCGAGATGACCCCCCTCACCGTCGGCAGCCCGCAGCAGGTCATCGACCGCTACGCGGCGATGCGCGACCACTTCGGCCACTACCAGCGCCAGCTCTTCCTGATGGATCACGCCGGCCTGCCGCTCGGCACCGTGCTCGAGCAGCTCGAGATCCTGGGCGGCGAGGTCGTGCCCGTGCTCCGCAAGGAGTTCGCCGAGGGCCGCCCGGCACACGTGCCCGACGCGCCCACCCACGCCTCCCGCGTCGCTGCCGCGCGCGCCGCGTCGGAAACTCAGGACTCCTCCGCCGGCGGCGTGTCGGAAACTCAGGACTCCTCCGCCGACGCCGCGTCGGAAATTCAGGGGAACGGTTCCGTGATCGCGGCCGGAGGCGCCCGATGA